DNA sequence from the Nicotiana tomentosiformis chromosome 3, ASM39032v3, whole genome shotgun sequence genome:
ACCAAATGAGTACGACTGTGGTTCTTTACCACATCTATGTTGGTAAGAACTTTTTTGTTTTTAATAACAATTCTGTCCAAACTAGCTTGCGTGCACCTATAATATTCCACTAGATATGTGATACTTCCTACCAACAAAGATAGCACGAGTAACTCTGCTTACTAAGGCTGAGATAATCTGGGTACGAACATTATTAGCATCAATCCCTCATGGACGTACATAAGGCGATCATTAGCTATGAGTCCAGGCATCCAAATATTACTTTGAAATGGCTACCTCAGGCACACCGCAAAAGATCCCTGATGCAGCACAAgatgaaatatttaaaccaaaatagaaaaagaaaaagatcaaGTAGTGAAGCTTGTAAGGTAACATCAGCTTTCCCCCTGAAACCATAATGAAAAGCAAGACAGATATTGTGTGAGAAACGGGGAGAAATCTGAAGCCCATACATGCAACTCGGTAGTGTGGTTTAACAACAGGAACAATTAGCGCAGGACAATCAATCAAATTGTTACACATGAATACTGGAATTTAATTACAAATATTTCTATTTACATCTCGTCACAACACGAAGCACAAATCTGGTTTTTTCTGTAGCTCTACTAAGGAAAGTAACAGGAATTTTTCCAAGTGGGAATGCAGCAATATGTATGCTAGAGTGCCATCTTAGCACGGGGAAACATGCATGGAGGCCTAGCTGATATTTCTACTATAGTCTCTCCAAGTATCATGATGGTACATTGAAGTGAAAGAGCCAGGATATCACAAATGCAAAAACCATGCAAGCAAGCAAGAAGTTTAGGAATCGATGACCCTGCCAGAAGTTTCTGGTCTCTACTGTGGGAGCTGGGATAGGTGCGGTGGCTGCTACAACTGCCGCGTCATTTGCTTCATTCCACTGCTCCACAAGCTCTGCTTCATTTGCACCTGCAACATTCCGTGCAATTGATCCACAGATCTCACAAGTTCTGCAGATTTGACGGTTCTGGCACAATCAGTTTATATCGCATGTAGCAGATAAATAAATAGGTCTTTGAGGGCTTTTGTAATTGCAACATAAGGTACATGCAAGTTATGTTAAGTGGAAGCAATGGGGGTATCTGATACGAGACAGATCAAGAAAACATATCCTTAATCACCAATTTCCAATTTTATATTCAGTACGTATATCTCATACTCCCAACATGTTTGGGATTGaggtgttgttgttgttttatgcatATCTCATATAATAGCAAATAATTTAGTACATTGTGCGAATTACATACATACACACAGTATAGACACATTTCACACATATACACACATAAAAAGCAAAAGCACAACCAACCCATGCTTCTTCACTATAGTTGTAATCAGCACATTATAGATGAATTACCAAATCTGATGCGTATCCCACATCCCCACCAATGCCCAAATCATGTCAGATAAACATGAATGCAACAGGGGTTTTGAAGTGTTTCATGTGTCATAACATGCAACCAGTGGTTCTTCAGATATGCATTTGGGTAGAAAAAGATGAAAGCTTCTACTGATGTTAAGTATCCATGCAGCATCAACATATATAATACGAGGTTTAAAAATATCTCCACTTTGTCTTCTTTACAAGTCAGAAAACTTGTGTATTAATCTTTTAAATGTTACAACATGGGACTGATAATGCCAGAGTCTGATTCTGGAGAAGCATAAAGGTAGAAGAACACCAACACAATTAAGTCAGCAGCTCAAAGTAAAACAGCACCGTCCAGATTATAGGAGGAAAATCTCTATATCATCATTATTTTGAACGTATAATACACTAGGCGATaagcaaaaggaaaagaaaaatcaaaatccCTTCATAAGTCTGAAGTGGAGTATATAGGAACATTACGAAATTGAAATAAagagaaagataataataataaagaacaaGGACATAGAGAACGAAATAGTTTACAAATTTTAGCAGACTATGCATATGAAGATGGCAATCAGCCAAAGACATTTTCCTGAAATCCAGAATGTACTTAATCCTCAAAAAGGTAGCAAATACAAGACATCACGACAAGATTCAGGGTGATCCAACAAAGTAAAGATGCTCTTATGGCATAAGGATTGAGTTGCGGATCTTTAAGATATTTCAGGCTGTAAAAAATCATAATCAACTATTGACAAGCATCTAATTTGTTGCATCACATTTGGAAGTGCAAAACTCATCGAGTCAAAATATATACGTTGAACATGAAAATATAGAAGGTCCATGTTCAGAAACTACAGATTCAAAATTTACTCAACACAGACAAACATGTCAAAATAAGAGTTCCCAAGCAAAAAGTCATGATTCAATAAGGAACTTAACAGATAGAATTGGTGAATGTTTGCAACCTATTACCCCTCCCCACCGCAAAAAAAAAACGACACAAAATTATTGTATCATATGACAACAATCTGAAGCAACAGAAAACATTGCCCAACTTTTAAGGATATATAGTCTAATTAGCCTCTGTGCTTGTTCATTTTCCACCAAAGATACACGAATGACAAAAGCGTCTAATAATCAAACAAGAGAAATAACCTAGGACACAGCCATTTACATCATTGTCCCCCCCCCCCCGAGTAAAAGGCATGATAATAACTTATGAAGTGCCTATCTTACATATCTTAGAACCAACCGATTTGCGTTTGATAGGATTTCCCAGTGGCTGCTCGTTAAATAATGAACGCCGCTGCAATTGGTAAGGAAAGAGCAAAGGGGCTAAGAAACAAGACAATTTTCACACACACTCACACTCTTCAGAATGGTCAAGAAAAGGAGCTAGGGTAGCAAGATCCCATCCTCGATCAGCAAAATGTCAGACTCTTCTTAAGATGTATCAACAAAGCTACTGTCAACATTAGCTTGTCAATGAGCACTCCATCCCCCCACCACCCATCAAGTAAAAAGTTAACATTCTCTGATAAACCAGAAGAAAGATGCCTTTTGCACAAGTAGCCAATTTGTGATAGTTTCATTTGAACTATTTGCTTCTAATCGCATTACGCCAGAGAGAATGAATCACTAAACTAACGTGAAACCAGGTTTCGTACATTAGTTTCTTTACATTTTCTTAATCCCAAAAAGACATAGCAAGCACACAACTTTGGCCTGTTTAACAACCCAGACCACTATGTGTTTGACTAAAGTATCTGAGAAGAGAGAATCTTCTTCACAATGTGTGAGAAAAGAGCATTTGAAGAAGATACAAAGAGAAGCAAAAGAGGGGAAAGTAGCTGCTAAAGTGCTTGTTGCAAAGGCTAGATGTGTGCTAGATCGTATTCCTCCATACAGAATGAAACCTCAAAAGGTTTAGCATTATGTTGAATGTCCTGCTCATCAATACAAGTAGGTCAACTGGAAAATTCGATAGGAAGGTACTTCACATTTGCGTTGCCATCATAAATAAAACAAAGTTCAGTCAGACGAACTTCTAACTTGGTGACAATTTACTGCTACCCAATGTCCATATTCAGGTTAACCAAAAAGATAAATACTAGGAATTTATACTCCATCAAATGATTAGACTAGAAATATACTGTTTTCAGTTTTACAGGGTCCACTAGACAAATTGGAGGCTGGTAATCAGTATCGAGTCGATCTCCAATTTCAAGAAAAAGAAATGGTATGAATGAAGTTGTGAACTCACATTGTAGAAAAATGAGAGGAGGATTCAGATCGGAGAAGTTAATATTTCGCAGTAAAAATCTAGTGTCGGTTGTTCCATTTTTTCCGTTAAACACAAGATGCTTATCCACTTTCATCTAGCTCTGTCTAAGACAGCATTGCTTTATACTCATTAAATAAATCTTACACTATAATCAGAAAACAAATTTTGCCACTATCTTAACGGGAATCTACTCTTTCGGCCGCATTTCCCTGAACAAAGAAAAATGCAGGGGTTTCCTAATCATAATTCTCTAAACCTGAAAATAAGCTCACCGATATAGACTATCCTGTACCAAAGAAATAAAGAACGAAGAAGAAAGTAGTTTCCAAAAATCATACTAAAATTAGAATAAGACAGCTGATTTATTATAACAAAATGTGGATTACTAGTCAAAATACTTACTTGTTTCCCTTAATTTTAAACCACGCCTCAGCACACTGCTTGTGAGCAGCAGCCAAATCATCTTTACAAGAACAACCCAATTCAATGGGGACCTCAGATTCTGGATTCGAAGCATCAAAACTCAACTGGCAAATCCTACAATCCCTCTTTATAACCTTAGGCAAATGTGCCTTAGTAGTATCCTGTTCCTCAGCTTCCAGATCCACTTCCACTGAACATTCTGATACAGAAGAAGACCTCTTCTTTTCCACAATTTCAGCAGTACCAGCTTCCAAATCAACATGGGACTTGTCTAAAGTTGACATTTTTAGAGATACCCAGTTCAAGAATCTTCATGTAAATGCAGGCTGTGATGGAGATCATCAATGCCCAACAAAAGTTGAAGCTTTCTGACAAACTTTCAACCTAAGGGAAAACGAAAAGAAATAGTAATGTCTAATCAACTGTACTCCTTTCTTTATCTCGTGTTTGGGTAGTAGCTGAGCTCTCTCCCTCTCTTCTGTTAGTAAGTTTTTGGAGGGCACTACAAAGAAAGTGAAAAAGTTCCACGGGATGTAAGAGGGAGAGGAGAACTACAAGAACTAGCTTTGGAAGTAGATTTTATCTATTTTACTGGAAGTCTAGTAGTATATTACTAATTATATACTGCTTTGCTGATTGTTTCTTTCTAAGAACCAGCTTCTGGTCACGATAGTGTATTTTTTGtaagaagaaaagagaaaagaggaGAGAGAGATGTTTAATTTCCACTGCGCAATCTGAGTTTTGAGTAGTTTTTTTATATTATACACAGTTCTCCTAACATGATTTAAAATGGAAATGATAAAATACACAACAACAAATCAGCATGTTTCCGATAAACCCTCCCCTTGCCGATAAAATGAAGAGAAGtagtgacaacaaatgataataACAATAAGGTATTAAGAAAATTAAAACTAAAGAATGTAATCAAAAAGTAGACAGTACCATCAATCTAAGAGAAAGAGTAAAGAGATATCATGTCAATACTACTGTTACCAACGAGAACATACATACGCAGTTGCCTACTAACCGTCCACCCTAATTCTCGATCTGCATATCCTTGACCTTTAGTAAGTTCCAGTTGTGTCATGTCCCGCCTAATCACTTCTCCtcaatacttctttggcctacctctacccctcaCATACCCATcaaggccaacctctcacacctcataACTAGGACATATGTGCTTCTCCTCTTCACATACCAAAACCATCCCGGCCTCGTCTtccgcatcttatcctccacgGGGGCACTCCCACCTTTTCACGAATAAgtttattcctaatcttatctaacctggtatgcccacacatccatcttaacattctcatttcagctactttcatcttctgaacATGAGAATTTTTGACTGTCCAATACTCTGCCCCATATAACAATTtcggtctaaccaccactttgtagaacttacctttaagttttagTGGCGCATTCTTATTACACAAAACTCCGTAAGCAAGCCTCCATTTTATCCATCTTGTTCTAATACAATGTGTGACATACTCATTAATCTCCTTAGTATTATTAGTAttatagacccaaggtacttgaaactatcTCTCTTGGAGATGACCTGAGCCTCCAGCCTCATACTCATGTCCGCTACCTGGGTTACGTCGCTGAACTTACATTCAAGTATTGTGTTTTGATCCTTCTCAAcctgaaacctttagattcaagATTCTGTCGACAAACCTCCAGGCTCTCATTAACACcacctcgcgtctcgtcaattagAACGGTGTCATCtgtaaataacatacaccataGCACCTCATGTTGAATGTAACATGTCAGTGCGTCCATCACCAAGAAAAACAAAAACGGACTAAGGGTCCTGGTGCAACCAATCACAAGTTTCACTCATTTTGTGTGATGCAGTGATATGAAAAATCGAAGAGGAAAAAAAGAATTCTTGTCAAAAACAAACACATAACTGATAAAGCACTTTCAGGGCCACTTTTCATTAACGTATATGCAACACCCGATCAGTCAAAGAAGTTCAAGCTAAACAGAATGTAATCGAGTTATACTGTAGGCTACCAAAGCAACCAAGCAAATCGAGTTATACATCCTTGATGAGAATTTGTTGCTCCAGTGGAAAGCATCCTTcatttccaatcaagaggttTTGAGTTCGAGTTACCCAAGAGCAacgtggggagttcttggagggagggagcgagggtctattggaaacagcctctctctATCTCAGAGTAAAGGTAAGGTATGTGTACAAACTACCCTCTCAAAACCCTACTAATAAAATTATActggtatgttattgttgttgtatcgtTTTGGACGGAACTTAGAGGAGGAAGCTAGTATCAAGATGTATATTGTAGTTTTCCTCCTATTTCCACCAAAAGCTGAAGAAGCCCCTTTCACCGACCAACAAATCACTGAGAAGTTGGTACATCTGAATTGCCCTACTCACCAGATAATATGGCATGAAACAGATTTAGAAGTCCTGACATAAACCACGTTTAGTTTAGAAGTAATGAATAAGATTAATAGTTATTTggccaaatttttaaaattcattttatttgaaaaatattttttttaaaagtctttttaaaaaaagtactttttgtgAGGAGCAATATGCGtttagctaattaatttgaaaaatacttttgaataacaattagtatttgaccaaacttttaaaaagtaatCATAGGAGtctcaatggatatttaaaaatcaACCAAACCGACCGAACTGTACCGCACCGAACCGACTTTTAGGTTTTTATTAATAaaatcgtaggtttttatataaatttacaactgtaccgataattagggtaggttttttattttatgaaaataaaccaaaaaaatactgaaccgtaccgaataaatttacatgtgaaaaatatatatgttaagtttaaaaataataattaaattttttcttaggtctagaaattataaaaattgttacaagccaacaagtaattaaaatcAAAATCTTAATTCCCAAACCTAATATGCTACTCTtactgaaactaaattatttctaacatattcactagcaagaaaCAAAATATTCTAGCggttatgagtagcaaactacaatgtattgaatatgtttcatttcgtataatttagatttatctttttgaatatttaatcttctatagactttattcatGAGTCCCAGCTTAGTTAATATTTTTCTACTCATgtgatttatcttttctttgtctttgcttAATTTCTTTTACACTATTGTAaagtagttgatggatctatactctggccatctttcatgttttcttaattcatcatcATTTAAACAGTAAAATTATCTAGAGAGtgttgctaagtcctataaaaatatatatgttatgacattctacttttactagtgatttttacatgatatttttaaaaataccgaaaattaaccgaaccgtaccgataccgaagagaaaccgacatgattgggaaTATTTCGAAAAGTCTagttttggttatacataatagaataaccgaaaaattggtatgatacaaattttataaaataaaccgaccgaaccgaaccattgacacccctaataCTAGGTGTATTCTCAAAAATGTTTTTCCTTCTATTCAAAAATATATCTTTTCTttctaaaagcttggtcaaacaccttaactttgaaaaaataaaatcacaaaaaaaaaaaaaaaaaattggcaaTAAGACAAACAAATGAGATCTATggatataaattttaaaatataaagaaaaacttATGATATGTTAGGTATGTATAAAatactaaaattattattttaattgagCAACGAGAGTTAAATAATCTTTTTTATCTCTTCTTATAAAAGAATGAACTTTTACATCAAATGGATCACAAAAAGTCATGTTTTTAAAGGTGCCATCAAACTATAAGATTTAATATAGCTTTAAAGAAAAAAGATTTTATGCTTTTGAAACAAATTGAAAAAGAATGTGTTACATAAAATTGGACATATCGAATACTAACCGTTTACTGCTTTGTACGAAGAGCAATGTATAAGCTAATCTTTTTATAAGTTTGATCTTGGATTACAATTGTAATTTTCATActcatttgtttttttaatttataatcttccGAATATTGAACGAATAAAAGTAAGTAACAACGAAGTTTATTCAAATAATAACTTTTGTGATACCTTTTATGTCGGATTGGTTTATCATATCACGTTTGATCAGTATAAtatatttttggaagaaaacaaaaagagaaaaaggaacGAGATATTGTTTGCACTGCAGAATCTGAGTTTACGTATAATTGTCAGAATCTTATTTTAGACAAAGAGTCACACTTTGTCATGATTAAAAACGGGAAAACATCACAGTACTAAATGCGTACACCTAATTGTGCATGTGGCTGCATATGCTAATTCTCAAGTCTGTTATTAAGTTAAATTTTAGGGAAAATGTGTAAAGGCTTCACTTTCACAGTCGGCCAATGTTACTTCAGCCAGACATATGCTGGGTTTTTTGTCTCGTTCCTCCCCTTAAttattctcatttttaatatataaTTGCAACTTAGGAAGTCAATAGttctttgaaataatattttataataaattattaatttattatatttttatagcATTTTTAACTGTTACGAGTATGTATATAATGAAAGTGCAAGGGGGCGAATtgaaatttttcttttcttttgcgaGGTAGTCGACTAACTTGAGTTCTAGTCGATTgagttttttaaaactaaatataaaaaagtaaattgcagaaagtaaatgacacagaatattttatactggttcggattcagAGTGAATCCTACGTCCAATCCCCTTGGGTTGTAAGGGtaatctctttcaaatatgaaGTGGCTTAGTACAGATGAGTTGATGTTGTTATACACCAACAGCTTTTGGTCACTTTGTTCTTCTCTCTTATAATTGATACAATGTCTCACCAGTGTTcttttttctctcttctcttcttaGTTACACAAAAAATCTATGACAGACTACAGTGcttgtttgaagtagaacaaagagattgaaatTGGTTTGATCAAAATATGTCAATCCTTGGCATCTTTTGTAGAATATATATGGCGAGTTGGTCTCCATTCTTCACGACGTGATAGTGTAATGATTGAGCAGCAATCCAAGGGAGTTGAATATCAGAATCAATCAAGATAATTTCATTCCAGAAATAGAATGGACTTTTCCTTTCGTTGCTTCCTTGATTTCCTTTTCCTTGCGCGTCGTTGAGGAGAATATTCTCAGAGGATCTTCTGTGTAGATGATTGATCTTCTACACTTATTGATTGATGGCTTCCGTAAATGGTTGATTCGAATATCCACATGATTGATCTTTTATACTGATTGATTGATCATCTTATGTTGATTGATTTATGCCTTCCGTAAATGGTTGATTCGAATGTCCAGTTTCCATAGAACGCGCGGTTACAGCTTGATTCTTGCCTCCTTGATTTGTGCTTCCAGATCTTCTGTTAGAATCTTTTTCATTCTCATGACATCCTTTGGGATTGATTTTCTGCAAGTAGAATTAAGTTATTGTCtatcattaaaattcaaatccaacaatctccccctttttgatgatgacaaaaaaaCTTAATTCATTTTACTTCCCTGTTCTAATCAGCTCCCCCTCAACTTGGTGTGAGGTAAATTGAGTACTTGGAGTTGACTCCCCCTCATTCAGATGTACTTTGAATTGACTCCCCCTTATTCAGATGCCAGTAGTTGT
Encoded proteins:
- the LOC104108041 gene encoding uncharacterized protein; the protein is MSTLDKSHVDLEAGTAEIVEKKRSSSVSECSVEVDLEAEEQDTTKAHLPKVIKRDCRICQLSFDASNPESEVPIELGCSCKDDLAAAHKQCAEAWFKIKGNKTCEICGSIARNVAGANEAELVEQWNEANDAAVVAATAPIPAPTVETRNFWQGHRFLNFLLACMVFAFVISWLFHFNVPS